A DNA window from Psychrobacter jeotgali contains the following coding sequences:
- a CDS encoding peptidase produces MTYCAALRLKEGMIFASDTRTNAGVDHISTFRKIYTYGVEGERFIVLQTAGNLATSQAVFTQLQNDINQNQEPNLHTVTTLFDAAQLVGRYMREITSNAQAVANEPNNANFTSSFMLGGQIKNQPTELYMIYPEGNCIRATTDTPFFQLGESKYGKPILDRSVIYDADLYHSAQALMLSFDSTIRSNLSVGMPIDMIIYENDSLKIPEIRRIDEHDTYFSDLSAQWSNALRQALLDLPNYPEDYWQR; encoded by the coding sequence ATGACTTATTGCGCCGCTTTACGCCTTAAAGAAGGCATGATTTTTGCGAGTGATACCCGAACAAATGCAGGCGTTGATCACATCTCTACTTTTCGAAAAATCTACACCTATGGTGTTGAAGGTGAACGATTTATCGTTTTGCAAACTGCGGGGAATTTGGCCACCTCTCAAGCAGTATTTACCCAATTACAAAATGATATTAATCAAAACCAAGAGCCCAATCTGCATACAGTTACCACTTTATTTGATGCGGCTCAATTGGTAGGACGCTACATGCGTGAGATTACCAGTAATGCACAAGCTGTCGCCAATGAGCCCAACAATGCCAACTTTACTAGCTCTTTTATGCTTGGTGGCCAAATAAAGAACCAGCCCACTGAATTGTATATGATTTATCCCGAGGGTAACTGTATACGGGCTACTACAGATACGCCATTTTTCCAGTTGGGTGAAAGCAAATATGGGAAACCCATCTTAGATCGTTCTGTGATTTATGACGCTGATTTATATCACTCTGCGCAGGCACTGATGTTATCTTTTGATTCTACGATACGCTCTAATTTATCAGTTGGTATGCCCATTGATATGATTATTTATGAGAATGACAGTCTAAAAATCCCTGAAATTCGACGTATTGATGAACACGATACTTACTTTAGTGATCTTAGCGCTCAATGGTCAAATGCGTTACGCCAAGCCTTATTAGACTTGCCAAATTATCCAGAAGATTATTGGCAACGCTAA